The DNA sequence CGCCGCGGGAAGGGGTGGTGCATCCCGTCGGCCGCGAGCGTCTCGGCGGTCGTCCACAGGACGGTCCCGAAGAAGCCGCTGACGAGGAAGCCCAGTGCCGAACGGTTGAAGATGACGCCGTAGCGGTCCTGGTCGTCGCGCAGCGCGTCCTGTGTCGCGTAGACCGAGTACTCGCCGTCGGCGACGGCCAGCACCGGCGTCGTAATCCCTCGCCGCGCACGGGCGATGGTACAGACTTCGAGATAGTCGAACTCCGCCGGGTCCGGCGCGCGGCTCGCGGGCGTGACGAGCAGGTCGATGCTGACGCCGTCGTCGATGGCGGCCGAGAGATCCTCGTAGAACCGCCGCAGGAGGTCCGGCGTCAGCGACAGGACGAGTTCGTATTCGGCGGTGTCGATGACGTCTTCGAGATACCGCAGGATGGTCGAGCGGGACTTGACGAGCGAGACGGCCTCGGTGTCTCGCGCGGGCGCAGTGTACCGTGCACCGAGTTCCTCGACGAGTTCCGTCAGCGACGACTGGATGTTGCCGAAGGCGTCCTCGGGGTTGACGGCGACGATCTTCATCGGCCGCGACTCGCGGAGCTCGACCAGTCCGCGGTCCGAGAGGCTTCGAACCGTGTCG is a window from the Halogranum gelatinilyticum genome containing:
- the trmB gene encoding HTH-type sugar sensing transcriptional regulator TrmB yields the protein MVDDLRVNMERVGERFNLGEYEIDAYLAVLEHGELTASEIADRTEIPQPRVYDTVRSLSDRGLVELRESRPMKIVAVNPEDAFGNIQSSLTELVEELGARYTAPARDTEAVSLVKSRSTILRYLEDVIDTAEYELVLSLTPDLLRRFYEDLSAAIDDGVSIDLLVTPASRAPDPAEFDYLEVCTIARARRGITTPVLAVADGEYSVYATQDALRDDQDRYGVIFNRSALGFLVSGFFGTVLWTTAETLAADGMHHPFPRRYASIRRAVKDIEEMGGEFYATVQGRDVETGNAIVVEGKVVEVSFVDTEEVASMIIETEDGRLEVGGLVAALEDIEAQELRLAREAPPGLE